GTCGAAGCGGTCCTCGCCGCACGCGAGCACGCCGCCCATCAGCAGGTCGCAGACTTCGGTGGTGGTGAGATCGAGCACGCCGTCGAGGAGGCCGCTGTCCGCGAGCTTCTCCATCGCATGGCCGCCGTTGCCCGTCGCATGGAACACGATGCAGTCGAAGCGGGCGTCGAGCCGCGACGTGACCGCCTGGATGCACGGCGTCGTCACGCCGAACATCGTCAGTCCGAGCGCGGGCTTCAGGTCGGCGGGCAGCGGCTGCATGTCGCGCACGGCGCCCGCGATCATGTGCGCGCCGTTCGCGAGCACCTGCCGCGAGATCCGGTTGAGGCCGGCGACGTCCGTCACCGAATAGAGCATCGCGATGTCCGACGAGCCGACGTAGGCGGACACGTCGCCCGACGCCATCGTCGAGATCATCAGCTTCGGCACGCCGATCGGCAGCGCCTGCATCGCCGGCGTGACGAGCGCCGTGCCGCCGGAGCCGCCGATGCCGATCAGCGCGGCGACGTCGTCGCGGCTCTTGATGTAGCGCTCGAACGCGACCGCCATCGCGGCGATCGCGCGGCCGCGGTCGCCGCAGAACACGGCGGCCGCGCCGTCCGGATGATGCGCGGCGACGGTGTCCGCGCCGATGTCGGCCGCGAGCCCCGGCGCGCGGGTCGACAGGTCGACCACGACCGCCGGGAGCCTCGCGCCGGCGATCCGGTCCTTGACGAAATGCGCTTCCGCGCCTTTTGTATCAACGGTTGCCGCAACGTAGATCTGTTTACGGTGGGGTACCATTTGGTCTCCTTCGCCAATCGTTCGTTTGTCGCACGATGTACTGCGATTCGATTCCGCGACAACTTTAACACAGATGAGGCGACCGTCTCAGCGGTCGTCCTCACAAAACACATGCCAACTACCGTATCCGCAACGGAAACGCTGTCCGAAACGCGCACGCAGACCCGCGACCTGCTGCTGCAAACCGCGCTGTCGATGCTCGAGCAAGGCTGGTTTCCGTCGATCACCGAGCTCGCGAACGCGTCCGGCGTGTCGCGCGCGACCGCTTACCGCTATTTCCCGTCGCAGGCGGCGCTCGTCAGCACCGTCGTCGACGAGAGCCTCGGGCCGGTGCTGCAATGGCAGCCGACGTCGACGTCGGTCGAGGCGCGGGTCAACGAGCTGCTCGATTTCGCATATCCGCGAATGGAGCAGCACGAGGGCGCGTTGCGCGCCGCGCTGCAGGTCGCGTTGCAGCAATGGGCGAACGAGCGTGCGCGACGCGCGGAGGACGAGCCGAAATACCGGCGCGGCAACCGCAAGCGGCTGCTGTCGCTCGCGGTCGAGCCGCTGTTGCAGGCGGGCGTCGCGCCGGCGGCGGCCGCGCGGCTCGCGCAATCGTTGTCGCTGCTTTACGGCACCGAGGCGATGGTCGTGCTGAAGGATTTCTGGGGGCTCGACTTCCAGCAGTTCATGAACGTCGTCAAATGGACGAGCTCCGCGCTCGTGCGCGCGACGCTCGCGGAGGCGGGCGACGCCGGTTCGGCGGGGAGCGTGGAGGCCGCGAGCGATGCGGGTACGGAGAGCAATGACTCTTCGGGCGGCGCGGGGGCGGCGGGGAACGATGCCGGTTCGACGGGCAGCGCAGACGCCGCGAGCGACAATGCCGCAGCCGTGCCGAGCAGCGTCGGATCGGCGGGCGGCGCGGATGCGGCGAGGGCCGCCGGCTCGGCCGGCAGTGCCGGTGCTGCGAGCGGCGCCACTGCGTCGGGCGGAGCGGATCAGGCACACGACGCCGGCGGCCCGAGCGCCGCGGACGGCGCGCACGAAGCGGCCGCTCCCGGCGACGACAAGCGCGATTCCTGAACGGCCCGCGCGTCAGCGCAGCAGCTGCCGGACGCCCAGCGCGACGATGAGCCCGCCGCAGAACCGGTCGATCGCCTTGCGGCCGCGGCGATAGGCGGTCGCGACGTCCGCATGCGACAGCGCGAGCGCGACGAAGCCGTACCAGCTCGTCGCGACCGTGGCGACCATCGCGAGCATCGCCGCGAAGGTCGGCCAGCCGACATGCGCGGGCGCGGCCGATGCGAACACGGCCGCGTAGAACGCGACCGACTTCGGGTTCGCGAGGTTGGTCAGCAAACCTTGCGCGAACGCGCGGCGGGCGCCGACGCGTTCGCCGCCCATGCGCCGCGGCGTGGCCGGCGCTGTCGCGCCTCGAACGCCGGCGCGGCCGGCATCGCGAATCAGCCGGAAACCGAACCAGATCAGGTAGGCGGCGCCCGCGAGCTTGACCGCGGCCGCGAGCCACGGAAACGCGGCGAACGCGATGCCGACGCCGAGGATCGCGCACGACGCCCACATCAGATTGACGAGCACGATGCCGCCCACCATCGCGAGCGCGTCGCGCCGGGTCGCCGAGACGGCCTTGTGCGCGACCGCGACGAAATTCGGGCCCGGGATCACGACGCCCGCGAGATACACGGAAAAGACGGCAAAGACGGCGTGCGCATCGACATGCATGCGGGGCTCCTGCGAAGCGGTGGCGTTGGATCGGGCGTTCTCGGCGGCTTGGACGAGTGCGGTGGGGGCGGTGAGTGCGGTGAATGCGGTGAATGCGGTGAATGCGGCAGTCGCACGATTATCGCGTGGCAGTGCACGCGGTCGTGCAAGTCAGCCCGCCGCGCCGCTCGGCGCATCGAGCCATTCGGTCAGCCCTTCGCGCGCGGTCAGCTCGGCGAACGACGGCCGCGCGCGCATCCGTTCGACATAGCGCGCGAGATGCGGCCACGCGAGCGCCGTGCGCGGCATGTTGCGCGTCCAGCCCATCAGCACGATCGCGAGGAAGTCGGCGGTGCTCGGCGATGCGCCGCCGAGCAGATGGTCGCGGCCGTCGCGCAGCCGGCCGTCGAATTCGTCCATCGCCGCTTCGATCTGACGGCGCGCATGCGCGCGGACCGCGTCGGCGCCGTCCGGATCGCCGTCGGTGTCCGCGTAGAACCAGTTGCGCATCGCCGGCAGCAGCGTGTTCGCCAGATAGATCATCAGCTCGAACCACGCGGCGCGCTCGGGCGTGCCGGGCGGCGGCGCGAAGCCGCCTTCCGGATGGCGTTCGGCGAGCAGCATCAGCAGCGCGGTCGATTCGTGGCGCGGCACGCCGTCGATGACGAGCGTCGGCACGCGGCCCGTCGGATTCAGTCGCAGGTAGTCGGGCGAATGCTGCACGCCCTCGTCGATGTTGATGCAGCGGATGTCGAACGGCACGCGCAGCTCGAGCAGCATCCAATGGACGGCCATGCTGGCCGCGCCCGGCGAGTAGTACAGCGTGTAGGACATGGGCGATTTCCTTGAGCGGGGGCGACATCGGGGTCGACATCGGGTTAGGCGCACGGCTCGGCATCGGGTTAGGCGCACGGCGGGTGGCAGGGGCGCTTGATGGTAGCAAGTTCGGCGATTGTGCGTCGGGGCATGAGCGCATCGGCGGGGACGCGTGCGCCGGGATCGGCTCGGGGGCGGATTCACCGCGGGCGCTCCGCTGCGGGCTTCCCGATGCGATGGAGACGAGGTGCGCCGGGAGCGGCTGCGGATTCGACGAGGCTCGGGCGAGCGAGCGTCAGGCGGGCGGACGCCGGCGATGTGCCAGGCGGAGCGACGAGATATTCACGGTGATTTGCGATGCCGCTACCACTGCGTTCGCCCATCGCCGGCGCTATGCCGAAGTCATGCCGAAGCGGCCTGCAACGCGGGATCGAAGACAGGCCCGGCCGACTCGAAGAAACGGCATCGAATCGAGACCAGCCGCGCAAGCGAGCTCACGCCGTACGGCCAGGCCAATCGAACATCGTATAAGGCAGCGCGCGTTTGTGGCGCGTCGCGTCGTAGAACCGGAACACCGTCTCGTACACCGCAGCGTCGACCGGCTTGCCCTCCAGGAAGTCGTCGATCTGCTCGTACGTGACTCCGTACGCGTGCTCGTCCGGCCGTTGCGGACGCAACGTTTCCAGATCGGCGGTCGGCGTCTTCATCACGAGCAGCTCGTCGGCGCCGAGCGTGCGCGCGACCTCGCGCACGCGGCGCTTCGTCAGGCCCGCGAGCGGCAGCACGTCCGCGCCGCCGTCGCCGAATTTCGTGAAGAAGCCCATCACCGATTCCGCCGCGTGATCGGTGCCGATCACGACGCCGCGCCGCGCGCCCGCTACCGCGTATTGCGCGATCATCCGCTCGCGCGCCTTGATGTTGCCGAGCACGAAGTCCCGGTGCGCGTGATCGACATACGCGAGGCCGCCCGTCGCGAGCGCGGCGAGCATCGCGTCGGCGGCGGGCTTCGCGTCGACGGCGAGCGTTTCGTCTGCGCGCACGAACGCTAGCGCGCGCTGCGCGTCCGCTTCGTCGTGCTGCACGCCGTACGGCAGCCGCATCGCGACGAAGCGCGCGTCGTAGTCCGACGCGCGCAGCCGCTCGACGGCCAACTGCGCGAGCCGGCCCGCCGTCGACGAATCGATGCCGCCGCTGATGCCGAGCACGTAGGTCCGCAACCCGGCCGCGCGCAGATAGTCGGCGAGGAACGCGATCCGGCGCTCGGCTTCGTCGCGCGCGTCGAACGACGGCGGCACGTGCAGCCCGGCGGCGATCGCCCGCTGGCGGGCGGCTTGATCGGGGCGGGACATCGGGGCGCTCCTCGTCGACGAAATCGAAGGCTCGATCATAGGCGGATTCGCGCGGGCCTGCCGGCCGTCAGCCGCGACGCGCGAGCGCGACGCCGGCCAGCGCGACCGCGAAGCCGGCGATCTGCAGCGGCACGAGCGTTTCGCCGAAGAACGCGTAGCCCTGCAGCGCGGCGAGGGGCGGCGCGAGGAACAGCAGCGACGTCGCGCGCGCCGCTTCGCCCCGGCGCAGCATCGCCATCAGCAGCATCACCGCGACGCCGGACAGCATCGCGATGCCCCACGCGAGCGAGAACCACAGCGCGGGCGCGGCGTGCCAGCGGGTTTCGCCGAGCGCGAGCGCGGCGGCGCCGGCGACGAGCGCCGCGCCGAGGTTCTGCACGGCGACGGCGGTGCGCAGGTCGGTCTGCGCGAGCGAGCTTTTCTGATACAGCGAGCCGGCCGTGATCGACGCGACGGCGGCGACCGCGATCGCGACGACGGCCCACGCGGGCGCGCCTCCCGCCGCCGCAGGGGCGGCGGCGAGCTTCGGCGCGAGCACGAGCGCGACGCCCGCGATGCCGAGCGCCATCCCGAGCCAGCCGCGCGCGGACAGCCGCTCGCCGAAGAGCGGCGCGGCGAGCGCGGCGGTCGCGAGCGGCTGAAGCGCGCCGAGGAGCGCCATCACGCCGGCATTGAGCCCTTGCGCGACGGCCCAGTAGCTCGCGCCGAGATAGACGCCTTGCAGCAGCGCGCCCGCGAACAGATGCCGGCCCCATTCGCGCCGCGCGGGCCAACGCGCCCGGACGGCGAGCGCGACGCACGCGTAGAGGAGCGCGGTGCCCGTGAAGCGCGCGAGCAGGTACAGGTTCGGATCGGCGTAGGGCTTGATCGCGCGCGCGACGATGAATCCGGTGGACCACAGCGCGACGAACGCCGCGGCGACGAGAGAAGCGGAAGCAGGCATGCGAAGCGGACCGGACGCGGCCGACATGACGAGGAAGCCGCCGAGTATCGCGCGCCGGTGCGCCGCCGTCTTGTCGAAATCTGCACTGCCTGCGGCGCGGCGCGCCGGTGGCTTCAGTCGATCGAGAACGTGTCGAGCGACTGGTTCGCGCTGGCTTCGGTCGCGAAGCGCGCGCTCAGTTGCTGATGCAGGCGGCGCGCTTCGTCGAGCGTGAGATCGATCCAGTACGGATCGCCCGCGGCGTCGTTGAGCCGCTCCGGCGGAAACTGGATTTCGAGGACGGCGCCTTTGCGATACATCGATTCACCTCTGTCGGTTGGCTTGGGGTCGAGCGGCGAGTTTAGCAATGTGCGGCGAAGTCGATTGCCGCGCGACGCGAAATACTGAATTGCTCGTGGGTGAGCGGCGATCGTCGAGAACGGGGGCGATTGGCGCAGCACGTCCTCGGCGGCACGTCGACTGGAACGCGCGCAGTCCGTCCGCGGCAGTCCGCGTGCGGGCCGGCGCGCGGCGTGCGCGACGAGGCGGCGATCGTCTGCGAGCCATTCGCGCAATAGGTGTTCGAAGACCGGTTCGCGCGCGCGCGTCCGCGCTGGGAAGACGCGGGCGCGCTCGTCGCGGCCGACGTGCGTCCGTACGAGAAGATGAAGCTGCGCCTGCTGAACGGCGCGCACTCCGCGATCGCCTATGTCGGCCAGTTGCGCGGGCGGCGCACGGTGTCCGATGCGATGGCCGATCCGCTGATCGACGCGTTCGTGCGGGGCTTGATGACGCGCGACCTGCTCGCGACGGTCGACGCGCCTGCCGGTTAAGACGCGCACGCGTATTGCGCGTCGTTGATCGAGCGCTTTCGCAACCCGACGCTCGCGCATCGCACCGCGCAGATCGCGACGGACGGCACGCAGAAGGTACCGCCGCGCCGGCCCGCGCGGCTGCGCGGCAAGCGGCCGCCGGCGCCGCCGAGGCGCTGCCGCTTCGCCATTACCTGAAGCAGCCGCGCATTCTCGCGACGGGCGTCGCGTTCTTCGGCTACAACTACGTGCTGTTCTTCTTCCTGAGCTGGTTCCCGAGCTACCTCGTGCAGGCGCATCACCTGAACATCCGCGAGATGAGCGTCGCGACCGTCGTGCCGTGGCTCGTCGGCACCGTCGGCCTCGCGTGCGGCGGCGTCATCTCGGACGCGATCTACAAGCTCACGGCAACGCGATGCTGTCGCGCCGGATCGTGCTCGTGAGCTGCCTGCTCGGCGCGGGGATCTGCGTCGCGGTGGCGGGGGCGGTGCGCTCGTCGCAGAGCGCGGTCGCGCTGATGTCCGTGTCGCTCTTCTTCCTCTACGTGACGGGCGCGATCTACTGGGCGATCGTGCAGGACGTCGTCGTGCCCGAGCGCGTCGGCGCCGTCAGCGGCTGCCTGCACTGCATGGGGAGCCTGTCGGGCGTCGTCGGGCCGGCCGTCACCGGCTTCATCGTCGAACGCAGCGGCTCGTTCGTGTCCGCGTTCGCGCTCGCGGGCGCGATCGCGCTGATCGGCGCGGTGCTGTCCGCGCTGTTCCTTCGCAATCGTCCGCGCGACGCGCGCATGCTGCGCGAAATCCCGATTCTGTAAGCCGGCCAGCGGCGCCGCCCGGACAGGCGGGCGACCGGCGCGACGTCATCGCGCCGTACTACAATAGCCCGCCATTCGTCATTCACGATCCGACCCGCGGCCCGGCCGCGCCGCGCGCCATGCTTGCAGAACAACGTCACCGCTACATCCTGTCCGAACTCGGTCGCGCGGGCGCACTGTCGGTCGCGCAGCTCGTGAACGCGCTCAACGTGTCGCGCGAGACGATCCGCCGCGATCTGAACGCGCTCGCCGCGCGCGGGCTCGTGATCACGACGCACGGCGGCGCGCTCGCCGCCGACCGGCACGAGCCGAGCGTGTCGGAGCGCGACGCGTCGCACGCGGACGCGAAGCGCGCGATCGGCCGGCGCGCGGCCGAGTTCGTGCCCGACGGCGCGTCGGTGCTGCTCGACTCGGGCAGCACCGTCCATGCGGTCGCGCTCGCGCTCGCCGACCGGCATCGGCTGACCGTCTACACGAACGACTGGCGGATCGCCGGCGTGCTCGGCCGCCGCAACGGCAACCGCGTGACGCTCCTCGGCGGCGAGCTGTCCGACGACGAAGACGCGACGTTCGGCCTCGACACGATCCAGCAGCTCGGGCAATACCACGTCGACTTCGCGTTCGTCGGCGCGGGCGGGATCACGCAGGACGGCGCGCTGACCGATTACTCGCGCGTCGTGGCGGAAGTGCGCGGGCGGATGCTCGCGGCGGCGGCGGCGCCCGTCGTCGTCGCCGATCACTCGAAGTTCGGACGCGTGACGCCCGTGCGGATCAACGGCTCGGAGGCGGCCCGCTTCCTCGTGACC
This genomic stretch from Burkholderia oklahomensis C6786 harbors:
- a CDS encoding DMT family transporter is translated as MSAASGPLRMPASASLVAAAFVALWSTGFIVARAIKPYADPNLYLLARFTGTALLYACVALAVRARWPARREWGRHLFAGALLQGVYLGASYWAVAQGLNAGVMALLGALQPLATAALAAPLFGERLSARGWLGMALGIAGVALVLAPKLAAAPAAAGGAPAWAVVAIAVAAVASITAGSLYQKSSLAQTDLRTAVAVQNLGAALVAGAAALALGETRWHAAPALWFSLAWGIAMLSGVAVMLLMAMLRRGEAARATSLLFLAPPLAALQGYAFFGETLVPLQIAGFAVALAGVALARRG
- a CDS encoding glutathione S-transferase family protein, translated to MSYTLYYSPGAASMAVHWMLLELRVPFDIRCINIDEGVQHSPDYLRLNPTGRVPTLVIDGVPRHESTALLMLLAERHPEGGFAPPPGTPERAAWFELMIYLANTLLPAMRNWFYADTDGDPDGADAVRAHARRQIEAAMDEFDGRLRDGRDHLLGGASPSTADFLAIVLMGWTRNMPRTALAWPHLARYVERMRARPSFAELTAREGLTEWLDAPSGAAG
- a CDS encoding DeoR/GlpR family DNA-binding transcription regulator gives rise to the protein MLAEQRHRYILSELGRAGALSVAQLVNALNVSRETIRRDLNALAARGLVITTHGGALAADRHEPSVSERDASHADAKRAIGRRAAEFVPDGASVLLDSGSTVHAVALALADRHRLTVYTNDWRIAGVLGRRNGNRVTLLGGELSDDEDATFGLDTIQQLGQYHVDFAFVGAGGITQDGALTDYSRVVAEVRGRMLAAAAAPVVVADHSKFGRVTPVRINGSEAARFLVTERAPDKAMRRALTSRGIELVVCG
- a CDS encoding Tm-1-like ATP-binding domain-containing protein, whose product is MVPHRKQIYVAATVDTKGAEAHFVKDRIAGARLPAVVVDLSTRAPGLAADIGADTVAAHHPDGAAAVFCGDRGRAIAAMAVAFERYIKSRDDVAALIGIGGSGGTALVTPAMQALPIGVPKLMISTMASGDVSAYVGSSDIAMLYSVTDVAGLNRISRQVLANGAHMIAGAVRDMQPLPADLKPALGLTMFGVTTPCIQAVTSRLDARFDCIVFHATGNGGHAMEKLADSGLLDGVLDLTTTEVCDLLMGGVLACGEDRFDAIARSRVPYVGSCGALDMVNFGHIDTVPPRYAGRLLYKHNPQVTLMRTTPDENRRLGEWIGAKLNACEGPVRFLIPEGGVSALDAPGQAFWSPEADAALFDALEATVNQTENRRLVRVPAHLNDSQFADIAVEHFLSLHAAHRN
- the nadE gene encoding ammonia-dependent NAD(+) synthetase, with amino-acid sequence MSRPDQAARQRAIAAGLHVPPSFDARDEAERRIAFLADYLRAAGLRTYVLGISGGIDSSTAGRLAQLAVERLRASDYDARFVAMRLPYGVQHDEADAQRALAFVRADETLAVDAKPAADAMLAALATGGLAYVDHAHRDFVLGNIKARERMIAQYAVAGARRGVVIGTDHAAESVMGFFTKFGDGGADVLPLAGLTKRRVREVARTLGADELLVMKTPTADLETLRPQRPDEHAYGVTYEQIDDFLEGKPVDAAVYETVFRFYDATRHKRALPYTMFDWPGRTA
- a CDS encoding LysE family translocator gives rise to the protein MHVDAHAVFAVFSVYLAGVVIPGPNFVAVAHKAVSATRRDALAMVGGIVLVNLMWASCAILGVGIAFAAFPWLAAAVKLAGAAYLIWFGFRLIRDAGRAGVRGATAPATPRRMGGERVGARRAFAQGLLTNLANPKSVAFYAAVFASAAPAHVGWPTFAAMLAMVATVATSWYGFVALALSHADVATAYRRGRKAIDRFCGGLIVALGVRQLLR
- a CDS encoding TetR/AcrR family transcriptional regulator, whose translation is MPTTVSATETLSETRTQTRDLLLQTALSMLEQGWFPSITELANASGVSRATAYRYFPSQAALVSTVVDESLGPVLQWQPTSTSVEARVNELLDFAYPRMEQHEGALRAALQVALQQWANERARRAEDEPKYRRGNRKRLLSLAVEPLLQAGVAPAAAARLAQSLSLLYGTEAMVVLKDFWGLDFQQFMNVVKWTSSALVRATLAEAGDAGSAGSVEAASDAGTESNDSSGGAGAAGNDAGSTGSADAASDNAAAVPSSVGSAGGADAARAAGSAGSAGAASGATASGGADQAHDAGGPSAADGAHEAAAPGDDKRDS